In Bacteroidota bacterium, the DNA window CTTTGAAACATTAGAAATGTTCAAAACCCGATTGGGGCTTACAAAAGATCCTTTTTGAAAATGTTATGAATGAGAAATTAAGCCACTCTTTTGGCTACCCACTCGATGATGTTTTCTGCATATTCAAGTCCAAGCTGAGCGGTTGGATATCCTAATTCACCATCATATCCCATCAATAAATGCAAATGATTGTACCCAGAAACAAATTCCTTCAGAACTGTTTTGTTATGCTTAGCCAGATATTCTTTGTACCAGTCAATATCCATTCTTTGTTTTTTGGGTTTGGGTGGAACAATAGCATCTAATGCAACTAAAACCCCATTCCATGCGGTATTACCTGCCATTTTTACATATTTAGGATCGTTGTAAAATCTGCCTTGTTTTTTGGCTTTGTCTTTCAGAATTTCTCTGGCATTCTCAATATATCGCATTGCCTCTTTGATTGCCGGATGCTCAACTCCATGCAGTGAGATTTTCTTGTTTTTCTTAGTTTTAGAAGTGGTTTTCATGTTTACAAAATAAGGAAATGGAGTATTTTTAAGCCACTCTTTTGGCTACCCACTCGATGATGTTTTCTGCCATTTCAAGCCCATTTTGTGCTGTTACGTAACCCAAATCCCCATCGTAGCCCATGTACAAATGCATGTAATTATACCCGGAAACAAACTCCTTCAGGACTGTTTTGTTATGCTTAGCCAAATATTCTTTGTACCAGTCAATATCCATTCTTTGTTTTTTGGGTTTGGGTGGAACAATAGCATCTAATGCCACTAAAACCCCATTCCATGCGGTATTACCTGCCATTTTCACATATTTAGGATCGTTGTAAAATCTACCTTGTTTTTTGGCTTTGTCTT includes these proteins:
- a CDS encoding DUF5618 family protein gives rise to the protein MKTTSKTKKNKKISLHGVEHPAIKEAMRYIENAREILKDKAKKQGRFYNDPKYVKMAGNTAWNGVLVALDAIVPPKPKKQRMDIDWYKEYLAKHNKTVLKEFVSGYNHLHLLMGYDGELGYPTAQLGLEYAENIIEWVAKRVA
- a CDS encoding DUF5618 family protein, with the translated sequence MKATSKTKKSKKSSLRGVEHPAIQEAMRYIENAREILKDKAKKQGRFYNDPKYVKMAGNTAWNGVLVALDAIVPPKPKKQRMDIDWYKEYLAKHNKTVLKEFVSGYNYMHLYMGYDGDLGYVTAQNGLEMAENIIEWVAKRVA